The window CAGGATGGTTTTTGTTCTCTGATGCTGCGCGCCTTGCCTGGTGCAACGAGACCATGCTGCTCGACTTTGTTGTCAAGCAAAATCCCAACATTGGTATTAGAGCTTGCACGGCAGAATATGGCGTAGAAGCCAAACAAGCCTATACATTCGATGATAGAACTGCAGCTCTTTGCTCAACACCCAACCATGTCATGGTCAATTCTGCTGTTCGCATGTTCCATCCTTCAGCGAGCGAGGACGATCAGGGCTTTGACAGTAAAGACTGTGGCTCACTGGCCAACAAGTGCGGACTCAAGCCCAGTGACTTTTCAAAGGTTAACGATGATCCCAAATTGTGCTCGACGCCGCTGATGGAGGGCCAAGTTGTATGCTGTAGCCACGGCAAGTTTCCTGATCTGCGCCCCAAACCCAACACCGATGGATCCTGCGCCACATATCAAACTGTGCAGGATGACGGTTGTGCCAAGATTGCTGCATCGCGGGGGTTAACCAAAGATGATATTGAAGGCTTCAATAAGAATACCTGGGGCTGGAATGGGTGCAAAAGTCTCGCACTCGGGTTTAAGCTATGCGTTAGTGAAGAATCTCCCCCTATGCCCGAGCCGGTTTCAAACGCCGTATGCGGACCTACGGTATGTTCCTCTGGCCATTTTTCAATAATTGATCTTATAAACTGACGCCATAAAACAGGTGCCAGGCACCCAAGCGCCAAAAGCAGGAACAGATTTGGCCACGCTGAACCCGTGCTCTTTGAAAGTTTGCTGCAATGTTTGGGGTCAATGTGGCATGTCTAATAATTTCTGCACAATTTCAAAGTCCGAAACTGGTGCTCCTGGTACTTCCGCACCTAATACGAATGGTTGTAAGTGCAACCCATTAGGTTGTTTTGGCTAGCAAAATGttgacatcttcttcagGTATTAGCAACTGCGGCACGGAGATTATTAAAGGTCCAGCACCTGAAAAAACAATGCGCATTACATACTTTGAATCTTGGAACAAGAACCGCAACTGTTTAAAAATGGACGTTGACCAGATTGACACGAGCTTCTATACACATATTCACTTTGCGTTTGCAAATCTCACGGCTGACTTCAAGGTTGATGTAAGCGGTGCTTAGGATGACTTTGAGATATTTAAAAACATAACTGAGGTAAAGAGGATTATATCCTTTAGAGGCTGGGATTTTAGCACCTCGCCTGACACTTTTAATATTCTCCGTGAAGCTGTAAAGCCTGCAAACCGTGAAACGTTCAAGAACAGCATTGTCGCCTGTGGATATTGATTGGGAATACCCGGGGGTAAGTTAAGCATATTTGCCATCTCTTCATTCCATATGATTGTTGTCTATTAATTGATCCTCCTCAGGCCCCTGATATTCCTGATATCCCTGCCGATGACCCCCAAGCTGGAATAGACTACTACAACGCgcttactattattaaatcaGCTCTCGGTAGCTCTAAAACAGTTTCTTTCGCAGCCCCAGCATCTTACTGGTATCTTAAGGCATTTCCTATGGCTCTTTTATCTAAGACTATTGACTATATTGCCTACATGACGTATGACCTCCACGGGCAACGGGATTACAATAACAAGTGGACTTCGCCTGGTTGTCCTACTGGAAACTGTTTATGGTCCTATGTTAATATCATTGAGACCTATGATGCGTTTGTTATGATTACCAGAGCTGGTGTACCCTTTAATAAGATTGCGGTTGGCATCGCTAGCTACGGCAGAACCTTTAAGATGGCTGAAGCTGGCTGTACAGGGGAAATGTGCAGATTCACCGGCATACCTCGCATATCCAATGCCGCAAAAGGTATCTGCACAAATACAGCTGGCTATATTTCCAACGCTGAAATTAATGAGATAATTAAATCTGGTGAATATACTAAGCAATGGTCAAAAGATAGCTTAAGCTATCTAGTCTACGACGATACCGAATGGGTAGCCCATATGAGTGACCGGGACAAGCAAGTTCGGTATCTTACTTACAGCCATTACAGTTTTGCCGGAACGTCCGATTGGGCAGCTGATCTTCTGAAATATGTTGACTATGACGAAAAGTTTAAAATCTACTCCGACTATATCGCTGAGCAAGTCCCTGTACAAATTGATCAGCTTATGCTTGATAACGCTGATAAATACTTTACGTGTACATTAGAAAAACATGTTGCACTAGCTGTCAATGGGGTGGTTGTTTGAAGAATTGCAAAAAGGGCGCCGATTGCAAGGATGGTATGCAAACTGAAACCGTTAAATACCCGGACACTCTCAAGTATGAGCTCAATGCTCTCCCGCCTGACTACACCCTTATGAGCGCAACCTATGATTTGAAAGACAAGGATGGCTTTTTCAACGATATTGGTTCTCAATACGGCACTGATGAGTAATGGATTACTTTTGGCAGTCGGGATGTCTGGCCCGGGGGAAGTTGCCAATTCGAAACAGATCCCAAACAGTGCCAGAAGGATTGGGACTATTGGTACTACAAAAATGCCGAGCGCTCAGATGACATGAAGGTATACGATCCTAAAGATCTCATTGGTAAATCCTATGACAATACGAAGGGCTTCATAGAACGTCTAAAGGCAATCGAAAGCTTCGTGGATGTAGATGGAGGCTGGATGTGGGCAGATTTGCTTGATGCCTCAACCTTGCCTGCGCTAACACTCAAGGCTGCCGTCGAGAACATGGAAGCAATAATCAAGAAGGCCGACGAAATCCAAAAAGAGGAGCGCGAGGCATTCACTCTCAACTTCGTCAcgagctttcttttcttcatccccATCATAGGAGAGGCAGCTGGCGAAGCCGGCTTAACAGCGATCCGTTCCATTTTGAGGCTGGTAGGCAACCTTGGAGATTTAGGCCGTCTGACTTACAGCATTGTTCAATATCCGAAAAGCGCCTTCATGGCTATCTTTACTGCCCTGGCCGGAGCTGGTGTTGGAACGTCTGGGTAcagagatgctgctgatAGCATGCGACATATGGGGAAGGGTGAGAGGGAAGGCTTAGGACCAAGCATAACGAAGTATCTAGACAGGATCTGGGAGGTGCGCGCCGGTGTCTGCAAGATCTAACCTGTTTATAACTTGTCGGTTGGAAATATCGAAATACCGTATAATACATGATAAACTCATCCTGAATTTCCCACTCTTGAAGCACCTACCCGATCAATTATGGCTACTCTACCGGTGACGTTGGATCTTTGTTCTTTTACACTGTCACCTATAGGTTAACTGGATAACCTCCTTGGGGATCAGCTACCTAATATCTGCAGACAATTCTTACTGCCGAAGCGCAATCTAACATCAACAATGACATTCGTCAAGGCGTCATCGCCTTTCCCAATGTCTTCAGCTGGGAGGGCTGCTTTACTGTAACAATCAAACGCCCAGTGGGAGTCAAACGAGGGCATAAACTTCCagtctgtttttttttagctcaatgcaaatattatataataaattctCTATTAACAACTTGGTGTTTAGCTTATAGCACCCCTGCTTTAACTCCGCGGTTAAACAACTCCGCGATACAACAAATCCGCGGTACAACTGCTTTAGCTCCGCGGCTTTATAAAGAATATCTAAGGGTCTACAGGTATAAATTCTGCCGCTATACATTATCCTTTCATAAGTAAACGCTACTAAACCTAGTACACACTCTATAATTTAGAATGCAGCCATTCCGAACCTCTTCAAGAGCGCTTCGCATTCCGCGCAAGTCTCTTGTGCGTGCTGCGTCAAGTGTTGCACGGCTAGACCACCAGCCTAGTGTCAACTCCTCTCAGCTTCATGCTCTCAAAGTTATTAGTCCGGATTCCGGTATGCCAACAACAATCTCACCACTCTTTAATCCCAATATCGTGGGCAGGGTACCTCCAGAATCCAACCGCCCTGAAATCCAAGTCCCTACCGACCGTGGCTGTTTTGCCGATCCTGAAAAGAAAGCTTTGTTCTCTGTTTCTGAGCCCCATGATTGGACTATATCACTTGGCACAGAGCTGAAGGGTTGCCAACTATCTCAATTAAACCACCAACAGCTTGAtgagcttgctcttcttaTTGCTGAGCGTGGAGTTGTCTTTTTGAGAGATCAAGACATTACAGCGGAAAAACAAGTAGCGATGTTTAAATACTTTGGTACATTCAAACTAATTGTCTACCTCTGATACAGCGAGCGATGTATGCTAATGTACGCTTCAAGGTCCCCTAGAGAAGCATCCCGGTCAAAAGGTATGAAAGCATGTGAAAGATTAGCATAATGAATGTTTCAGCTCATAAAGTGGATATTTTCTATAGGGAGACGAAGTATGGCCTTGAATTCTCCCATTcgaaactatattaatttctGTTATATTACCAGGAGTATTTCGTACTGCCGCCAATGAGCGAGATTCACGAACGGAGCGACTTAAACCATTCTCCTTGGGTGGGTTCCTTGtagaaattaaaagttaaatattgCTAATACCGGTTTCAGCCAACAGTTGATTGGCACTCCGACACGTCTTTTGAAATCAACCGTGAGATATTTGATCGCTATAACCGATCCACATCAAGATCGAGGCAAGAATACTCGATCCTGTCCAGGACAACTGGATTATAAGTTACATTCTCTACGCTCATTCAGAATAGTTAGATAGCCAGTTGTATATACAATTGCAACGTTCAAATTGAATCTACTGATCTCTCTTGTTATATAACATTATCTTACATTGCCCGAACATCCAGTTTGTAACACTTTTATTCTAATTTGCAGGTGCCTGTGTGTTACAAACTGGCATTGGTCGGATGTTTGGCCTCTGTCTTCTTGAGGACTactccctttttttgtaATAGTACTCTAATACGGctgtattatatttatatttactaaaattcAAATATCTCCTCCTCAACGTGAAACAGAATATCCTCACAGCTTGCCTTTGACGCCGCTATCCTTGCGCTACGCACTAACTGTGCAGGTCCGCATAGATTGACTGACGCATCCATGCCTAGCCTCGCATTTCTCACGCTCTCAAACCATTTCATTACATCCGGCCGGCCTTGACAAACTTCCCCGAGACCCTCATACTTTGCGGAttccaccacctcctctccatcgctTGTAACATGAATTGCCAAGTCCACTGTGACAGGCACAGCTGAGTTTGACGCTATAATGGCGAGATTCTTCAGCTCAGTTTCAAACCAGGAAATATGACCAGCTTGTTTGACTGTCCACAAGATATGAATATGCCAACCACCAGTGTTGAGAGCAAGTCCTGCGACGGCTTGGTTCACGATGTATGTcgcgatgctgatgctgggaGTGATGCCGATTCCGCCCGCCACGAGAACCACCACCGGATTTGCTCCCCAATGCAAGCGACCAACGCCATAAGGGCCATCAATCTGTACTTTGGGGTATTTTATGTGAGTGGATGCATCTTGAGACGTCACACTTTCGGTCATTATTGATTGGGTCAATTCTATCTGGTCTCCATCAAATTTCTGCACCTTCTTTGTGAATGAACCGAGAGCTCTGATGGCAACCGTGGTCTCATTTTGTCCGGGTGCCGAAGCAATGGTAAACGGATGCCAATTGAAGAATGACACGCTGGGAATCTGTACCCATGCTATCTGACCAGGTTGGGATGGCGCTACCCCTGCGATGTTGAACTTCGTTACGCCTCCCGAGTAGTGTGTAACTGATTTGACATTGAGGCTGCGAAAGTTATTGTAGAATCGAATGCAACGATCAATTACCCAGAGGCCAAATCCAGGGAGAAGAAATTCGGGTCCCATTTTGGCGTGGTATAACGCCCCGGCAATAAAaacgaggaaaaagaagtgcGGATAGTAGAAGGCTTCGAACCAGCGTCGACGAAAAATCTTGGGAACGGATGTGATTGCAATGATGGCTAGTGCGATCCATGCAGCGATACCCACAGGGATACGAGGCGCCTGCGCGGCGGTATAAAATTGGTCAGTCTGCACATAGTGTTGTATGATGAGGCTACAATGCAGCGTCGCATGTATAAATGTTGCCAATCCGATCCAGCGATGGTACATCAGTAGCACAGCCGACGGGATACGAGCAACATGGGCGAAGAGATTGGTGCGCGCGCCGACGAGGAGACTAAGCCCACCGTTGGCAATAGTGAGCCAGCCATAGAGTTGGTAATTTGTGGTATAAGCGAACTTGTTCCAGCCCCAGAGGAAGTTGAGAAATGTAAAGACAGAGACGCGTAGGAGAATGGAAAGATTGTTGCGAGTAATAAATGGGATGAGAGAAGGCAGCGTGATGATCTTGTGAATGGTGGTATAGATCTTCCAGTGCTTTCGGCGTGATGTATTCGGGCGGCCTACAGAGAAGATAATGTGAGGCTCAATACCTTGTGGGTGGCGTTAAGGTGATAATTGAGAGACGTACCTCTTCGGTAGAGAAATTGGAGATATGACGGGATTCGAAGCATGCTCTCAAAGAACAGCATTCCGATAACGCAGAGGAAATACGCCCTGGCGGCCACGTACTGGTCATCGATGATGGGCTTAAGCATAGATGAGGACACCATCTTAGCGTGTTAGGATGGTTGCAATTACTgggaagaaagggaaaaggaaaaagaaaataggaaAATGGTTAGGGGTTGTTGTGTTAGTCAGATAAACAGTATTTGTGCCTCTAATCTTATATACATCCTCGAGAAGTAACTGGCAAACGTGTTAAGGACCTCAGTTTGCGCGTTTGACAAAGTCCTGAAGATAATGCTATATATTAACGGGCAAGCCTGATTACATTAACATGAGCAACTAATATTCATCACCGccaactttaataaataattaacccTAGCGTTTCATTAAGCGTTAGATCCCGTCGTCACGGCACTTGCGCGCCACTTGAGATAGAGTTATCTAGTTTcccgcctctttttttttaagaaataaagttattattagtaGTATGTAGAGCTACTTCTTTAGGAAATTTCGATGATTAATTAATTGGGGTAACGGCGACCCGCGCGCCAGGACGACTGATAAGTATTGTCTCGGCCAATCCTGCCTTAACAACTTAAGCGATAGGGATGACCCCTGAGTTCAGCCCCTTGAAGTTTGGAATCAAGATGCTAAATTGCTGCTGCGAACGATTCTTTGTAATCAATTGCTTCGATGATTAGGCGATTT is drawn from Trichoderma asperellum chromosome 4, complete sequence and contains these coding sequences:
- a CDS encoding uncharacterized protein (SECRETED:SignalP(1-21)) — its product is MRPPLLSFLIPLTFQAILSHAHYDFSIEIAPRGIASNDLQAEENPELLEFLAANERQIPALKACPLSCTQTANSSDGAGWFLFSDAARLAWCNETMLLDFVVKQNPNIGIRACTAEYGVEAKQAYTFDDRTAALCSTPNHVMVNSAVRMFHPSASEDDQGFDSKDCGSLANKCGLKPSDFSKVNDDPKLCSTPLMEGQVVCCSHGKFPDLRPKPNTDGSCATYQTVQDDGCAKIAASRGLTKDDIEGFNKNTWGWNGCKSLALGFKLCVSEESPPMPEPVSNAVCGPTVPGTQAPKAGTDLATLNPCSLKVCCNVWGQCGMSNNFCTISKSETGAPGTSAPNTNGCISNCGTEIIKGPAPEKTMRITYFESWNKNRNCLKMDVDQIDTSFYTHIHFAFANLTADFKVDAPDIPDIPADDPQAGIDYYNALTIIKSALGSSKTVSFAAPASYWYLKAFPMALLSKTIDYIAYMTYDLHGQRDYNNKWTSPGCPTGNCLWSYVNIIETYDAFVMITRAGVPFNKIAVGIASYGRTFKMAEAGCTGEMCRFTGIPRISNAAKGICTNTAGYISNAEINEIIKSGEYTKQWSKDSLSYLVYDDTEWVAHMSDRDKQVRYLTYSHYSFAGTSDWAADLLKYVDYDEKFKIYSDYIAEQVPVQIDQLMLDNADKYFTCTLEKHVALAVNGVVV
- a CDS encoding uncharacterized protein (EggNog:ENOG41~TransMembrane:7 (o20-45i82-100o112-129i150-171o183-203i215-233o239-256i)) — its product is MVSSSMLKPIIDDQYVAARAYFLCVIGMLFFESMLRIPSYLQFLYRRGRPNTSRRKHWKIYTTIHKIITLPSLIPFITRNNLSILLRVSVFTFLNFLWGWNKFAYTTNYQLYGWLTIANGGLSLLVGARTNLFAHVARIPSAVLLMYHRWIGLATFIHATLHCSLIIQHYVQTDQFYTAAQAPRIPVGIAAWIALAIIAITSVPKIFRRRWFEAFYYPHFFFLVFIAGALYHAKMGPEFLLPGFGLWVIDRCIRFYNNFRSLNVKSVTHYSGGVTKFNIAGVAPSQPGQIAWVQIPSVSFFNWHPFTIASAPGQNETTVAIRALGSFTKKVQKFDGDQIELTQSIMTESVTSQDASTHIKYPKVQIDGPYGVGRLHWGANPVVVLVAGGIGITPSISIATYIVNQAVAGLALNTGGWHIHILWTVKQAGHISWFETELKNLAIIASNSAVPVTVDLAIHVTSDGEEVVESAKYEGLGEVCQGRPDVMKWFESVRNARLGMDASVNLCGPAQLVRSARIAASKASCEDILFHVEEEIFEF